DNA from Ruminococcaceae bacterium KH2T8:
CTTCAGAACAAGGTTCCAGTATATTTCTCCAAACTTACTGAAGAGCTGATCAAATGTGAGCTTCAATTCCTCATCTACGTTATAGAGATTATCGATGATTGCCTTCAGGAATCCGAACTTATAACTCGTATCGTTAACGGACTTGCTGGTAAAAACGACACTCAAGGCAGACCAAAGTTCATCGTCTGAAACGATGCGATCTTCGTATAATCCTTCCTTAAGATCAAAACCTGCCATCTTAAACCTTCCTGAGTATCACGTTATACCATTCCACATCTCTATCCGGTCTGGCATCTCTGGTTTGCCATTTATCAACAAGAATTAATCCTAATTCTTCTGTATTTAATGCATTGAATCTCTCATCATTCATATCAGTAAAGTATCTTCCGTCACGTTCTCCATCGTGATCACCAAGCTTAAATGACATATAAAGAATTCCGTCATTCTTTAATGCTCTGTTGATCTTACCGAGAATATCCGGGAGCATTTTGTATTCGACATGAAGCAGCGATGCACATGCCCAGATTCCATCGTATTCTTCAACTGCATCCAACTCTTCATAGAACTTCTGCCTAACAGGGATACCGGCATACTCTGTAGCTAATCTTACAAGCTCTTCACTACCGTCAATAGCATCAACAGCATAACCTCTGTCTTTGAATGCTTTAGCGTCGCGTCCGGAACCGCATCCTACATCAAGGATCTTTCCATTCTCAGGAATGTACTGCAGGAATCTGTCATACAAATATGAAACATCTGCAGATACAGTTGAGTTGAAGAAGTCTTGTGAGTTTATATTGTAGTATTCGTTAGTATTAGTCATCTGTTCTCACAACCGATCATACTTATCATTTTTGCCCTTGGCCTTTTCAACTGGGTATTTTGCTTCATTCTGATCCATCTTCATGTTTACTATTTCATCAGGATCCAGATTCAGTTTGTCTAGTAGATTTTGAGTGTATACGATTACATCTGCTAATTCTTCTTTAACATGCTGAATGTCATAGTTATCGTTGTCCCACTGGAAACACTCAAGAAGTTCTGCTGCTTCGATTACCAAAGATTTAGCCAGATTAGACGGACTATGAAATTGATCCCAATCTCTGTCTTCTGTGAATTTTCTTATCCTGTCTATTGTTTCCTGTTTCATTGATACTCCTTATTTCAGACAAGTCCTTAGATAATCTGCAAGTTTCTTATCCGTACAATATACATAACATCCCTTCATACCTCTTGTCATAAGTGTTCTATATGTATTCTTGATTATTTCATCCGCTTCTTTTATCGCTTTATCAGGATTTGATTTATATAGTGTTTTTATTCCCTTAAGAGATTGATCAGTCTTTGCTCGTTTTGTGAAATCTGTAACGATATGTCCATTTTCATAACGCATATCATCTCCGATGATCACGCCTACATAATCAAATTCCAAACCCTGAGATGTATGTATGCATCCGATTTCGTTAACCGAATTATCATCAATAGCAAATGTAGTTGTATTACCGAGATTCCAACTCATCTCAAAATCATCGATTTTTATATCATGGTAGTTTGTATTGTTTTGCTCTGACTTATACCATTCCCAGCAGTAACCAGCGAGGATCCTAGAGTGATTACTGATCTTATTTCTCTCAATAATCAGATTCCTAACTTCATGAGGAGAATCTACTATCTCGATTTCAAAATCAATATCCTTCAAATCAGTATTTGCTGTATCTCTTATCTCGAGTACATTATCAAGCCAAGCAAGATATCCGTCTGATCCATTACATCTAAACTGTGATAACAGTTCCATTTCTGACACTGTTGATCCCAGCTTATCCGCCCACTTCTTAATCTCATCTACTGTACCGATATCCTTAAGAGTCACGCGCTGACGCTCATCGATAAAGAAAACATTACATAGACTGGCGTTTATGATTTCTTTTATCTGATTCTCACCTGCTATCTTAGGTCCCAGTTGAGTCTTTTCAGTTAATCTATGCCCTTCATCACAAATGATCGTGTCTACGATGTTCGGTTCAGCATCTATATATGAGCCGGCACCCTTGAACATATTGGTAACACTAGTCTTTTTAAATCCGGTTAATTTCTTGGCATATACATTTCTGGGGGCACTGTTCTTCGAGGTATATTGAACAAACTGTCCTTCGTTAGTAAGCTTTGCCAGAAGGTTAATAGCTACTACTGTCTTACCTGTACCGGGACCGCCTTTTACAATAATGGTTCTCTTTTTACCATCCCGCATACATGTTGTTGAGGTCTTCAGTATTTCTTCATATACAACCTTCTGTTCATCCAGCATGATGAATTCCCTATTCCCCTTCAGCATACTGTTTATAGAATCTTGCAAACTTTTAGAAGGTTTTATCTTACCATTATCTATCTCATATAATATCTGCTTATTATCACCATACTTAACCGACTTTTTAATAAAGTCCCTGAGTTTAGATACTTCTCCTCTGGCAAATAGAGGTGCATCATCAACATATTCTTTATACTGATCCTGTACCAGCTTTTCAGGATTACTCTTTCTATAGTTATGCATATATGCACAAGGATGAAGCATTATGCATTGCTGCTGAACATTCTGATTGTAATCAGTGATCATAGATGCATAAGACCATGCCTGATAAGAAGGATGTACTACCTTGCGCATAGCTCCACCCGTATACGTTTCTACAAGCGCATCCTGGCTCTTAACAGCATTTACTTTATCCCATTGTTTCAGCTCAATAATAACAACATTCGGAACATTCTTTTCTCCATATCCCGAGATAATAAAATCTACTCTTTTAGAAGTCTGAGGAATGTTATACTCAATCGCTATCCCGGCGGTGTTAGGTATCTCATTATCATTAAGCACTTTATACATATACTCCAAGGAATTTTCCCATGAACGGAATTCGCTTTGAGCAGTCTTACGATGCATTTTGCTATATATGTTTTCTTCAATCTCTGATGCTATGGAATCTTCTTCCACTGCAGTTAAGAAATCACTTTTTAGCCCTGAATATACGATCATACATATTCCTCATATACACTCTGAAACCGCCATCATTTTGATCCTTGGCGTTTCTTGATCTCATCTAACCATGTAACAATAGAATCAATATCTCTTTCAATCTCATCCAATGTGAATTCCTGCAAAGGAGTTTCATCTGCCATTGCATGATCATAGTATGAATATTTCGTCATCATATGTTCCACAAAACTACAATCATTGGGGTTAATTTGGGAAAGCCAAGACATTTTATTAAGTGTCTGAATTGATTTTCTATACCTGATTACTATTCCATTCAACAAGGTATCTTCAATACTTTTCTCAACAAAAATACGTATTTGTTGACAAATATAATGAACGGTCGATTTATATTCATCGGAAAATTCATCCATTTTTCTTGCCCTTGAAAGAGTTTCGTTCTTTAAATTGTTAAGTTTCTTCGTAATTTTGCCACTAATATTGGCTGACTCCGATGGAACTCCCTTTATTGATGGATTACTTAACAAATCAACTCCACGGATTTTAATGGTTGGGGGACATTCATCTTCAATTCCTACAACCATTGACAATCTATGAGTGAATACAATCACCTGCCTATTTTCAGCTGCTTCAACTAACCGTTTTATGACCAAAGTCTCATATTTCTGATCCAAAGACGAAATAGGATCATCAAATATAAGTGGACATGATACAGTCCTACCTGATGCCTCAGCAAAAAAAGCTGCCAAAGAAACTACTCTTCTTTCGCCCTCGCTAAGAATATCACTAGGATTACTTTTAGTATCTACTAGTCCCTCTAGTACAATTTTGTACTGAACTCTACCCTTAACCGCTTTCCCTTGAATCAACTTTGCTTTTATATTTCCGTTTGTAAGATGAAGCAATTCTTCGTTGAATCTTCTTATATAATCATCGGTAATCAGTTCATCTCCTAACATTCTAATTTTGCTAGTCAACTTATTCGTAGCAGTGTATTTTATTGCTCTACCATATACTTCAACATTATTTAGATAATCGACTCGTTTCTGAATTCTTTCCAATAATCCAGATGCGTACTTTTTTGCTTTCAGCTCATTAATCTCATTAACTAAACACTTTATTGCATCATCTTGTAAATGTTCTTCTGCTCTTTTTTTTGCTTCCAATTTAGTTTGTATCAAGTTACCAATTTCATCAATAACCAATGATATATTAATCCCGGATAAGTCAATACTATCTACTTCATCTTTCGATATTCTATTGCTGTGGATAATTAATTGTTCAGACAAACAAAGAATATTATCTTTTTCTACACCAACATCACACGCATCGAGCATTACAGATAGTTGTTCATAAGACCAAACATCTGGAAACTGTTTTAACAGATCAAAGTATTCCGTCTTAGATTTATTAACACGTTGACTCACTTTTCCATTCAAATACTCATCTAAACGTTTCATCCTTTGAACTACATTAGGATTTATCAATTCTTGCCCACACAAAGGACATACACCCTTTTCTTCGGTATAACGAACAATACCTTTTGATTTTAAAAGCGTCTCATAATACTGATAAGCGTCTCGCCATAAAGCCTTCCACGCAGAATTAGATATACTATCTTTTTCCAATTCTGATGCCTCATCTCTAAAAACAATCTGCGCAGCTAACTGTTCCTGAGCACACTTCTGCCACTCTGCTTTTGCGGCTTGTATATTTTTAATATTCTCTTCCGAATAATACTTTTCAAATTTTAAAAAATAACTCTGAATACTCTTCAATTGATATATTTCATTCGATAAACTACCTATTCTATTATTCGTAGCGTCTATATTCGCTTCTTTTTCTTTTTGTGATAGTGTTTCTTCGTCACACTCACACCAAGCAAATAATCTATTATCAATTACAGTTTCTGCAACAATAGACTGTATCATTTTACCAAAAGAAGTATCTGCATATTCAGGCGGGACATGCAATTCAAACGAATCTAGTTCGTGAATCTGACGCTCTAATTCATTTTTCACCATAGTTGCGGCATGAGCAATTTCTCTAAACATTGCAAATATCCACGGCTCGTATGATGCTTCATTTTCATTACATATATATGCATTAGATATCTGAGTGTCAAATATATCAATATCTCTGAATACGCTATGCTCACCAGCTATGTTTAAATCACATTTCAATTCACTTTCAATTCCATCAACACGAACACAAACATCACATGATTGGTTATTCTTCCTAGAGTTTTTATATACATTCTGCTTTAATTCTTCCTTATATTTCGCGTCTGCAAGTTGCTTAATTATTCTTATATATCCAGATTTTCCAACTCCATTTTCTCCGTATATAACCGTAATCCCATCTGGTTCAAATGAAAGCTTTTTTCCTGATGCAAGTGCATTAACACCCTCTATATTTTCTATTGACTCTATAGCAAAACATTCTCTATCATTCTTGTGTAGCAAGTTTATATTTCCTAATTCAATGGTTTTTTTAGTACCATATGCTTCGTTTAAACACTCTTCTGCAAATCTATTAATATCATCATTAGAAAACTCACCTTTGGAGTAAAAAGTCTTTACAGCGTCTATTACCCATACATTCTGTTGATTCAACCACAAAATAAGATCTTCATTCGTCATTTATCCTCACCGATGCCTTTCGAGCTTTTGGGTTATCAATATAATTTTAGTCCCATTCTCGGGTCATGTGTCCGTTTCTTTGTAAACAAAGATAAAACACTGTAGCCCGACCATTTAATGTCCCACTACTATAAGATCCCGCCGCCTTTCGGCAGCGGGATCTGTGTGCTTAGTTGTTCTGCTGGTCTTACGCAAATTTCTTCTCTGCAAGTTCCTTTACTGTCTCGAGAGGGAGATCTGTATAGGATGCGATTTCTTCATAAGAGAGCTTACCTCCTGCGATCATACGAAGGGCATTATCCTTCTTAGTCTTTTCAGTACCACTCCATTCGCCTCTCTCAAATACAGCTTCACTTAAATTACACATTTCACTCATCTCCTCCTTTGCTCCACCGGGAATCGATATTCCGAATCCGTCTTCTAATTCTTTTATTGCTTCTTCTGCGTCTACCTCCTTGGCAAACAGCTTAGTCAGTGATCTCGATACTTTTCTATCATTATAGTTGATGTGTGCATCATCTTCAATTTTCCCGAGGTTAAAGATAATGACTTCGAGCTTATCGTAATTCTCTTTTCTGTTGCGATAATCGTTAGTCAGATTCTCCTCGGTGATCTTATACCTCACTATGCTTCCTTTCTCTTTCTGAGGCGGTGCCATCGAGATCCATATCGAGTATACCTTCTCGAGTTTGTTGTATTCGGAACTCGAGAAGATCGTCCCGTACTCGGATGAGATCATGTTACAGGCATAGTAGATACCGCGAGTCGCCAGATCGTACCCGAGAGAGGAAGTATTCTTCTGTCCCTCGATATTTATCAGAACCCTCATGTGATCCTTCTTTTCGTTTAGTTAAAAAGGATCAGCGCAAAAAGGGCACAGAAATGCCCGAATCACTTAAGATCCGGGCACTTCCGTGTTCACACTATGGCATTTAAAGTTGGTCGTCTGATGTAATTATCTCGTCAGCAGTCCCGCATCGAGAACAAACTGGCTTCCTGTTATAAATCTGGCCTTGTCGCTTGCTACGAACTTAACCGCCTCAACGACATCGTCAGTCTCGATCCATGGAGTCTTAAGAAGGTTACCCGCGGATCTCTCGGCGATCTCGGTGGGAGTCGTCCCTTCAAGCTCTGCCAAACCGTCGTTCATTGGTGTATTTACACCTGTAGGGTGGATCGATACTACACGGATGCCGTAAGGCGCAAGCTCTATAGCCTGGGACTTGGTAAGTCCTACGAGTCCGTGCTTGCTTGCTGCATAGTGGCTCATTCTGCCAAAGCCGCGAAGACCTGCTACAGATGAATTGTAGATTGTGACTCCGCTCTTCTTTTCGATCAGGTGAGGGATCACATATTTTGAGACGAGGAATCCTCCCTTGAGGTTCACGTCGATCAGCGCATCCCACTGCTCTTCCGTAAGCTCCCACGAATATCCGTATGCCGCGATACCTGCGTTACTGAAAAGGATGTCGATCCCTCCGAATTCCCTGACACCTCTGTCTACAGCTTCCTTTACATCCGATGCGTTTCGCACGTCACCTGCGTAGATAAGGATCTTTCCGCCTATAGATTCTACTTCCGCCTTAAGCTTCTCGAGGTCTTCGTTCGAAGATCTGTTATATGCAGGATACTCGATCCTCTCGCCGAGGTCGAATGCTATTATGTTTGCTCCTTCTTCGGCAAAAGCCAATGCTACTGCTCTTCCCTGGCCCTTGGCGGCACCTCACATACTCCTCGTTATAGCGCTGCTGCATGTAGTCACTTAAGGCCGCTAAATATTCGAGCTTTACCTGGTATCTGAACTGAGGGCTCGTGCTCACGATGTAGTCATCCTTGATGTCGCCCGCGAAGAGCTTTTGCTCTAGGCTCCTTATGTCGTCCAGCAGCTCCTCCCTCTCCTGGATAAGCTCCTCGTACGAATACTGCTTACAGGACTCAATATAACCCTGGGGACTGTTCATCTGGTAGGAATACGATTTTACGAGTGCTTCACCGAAAGTAATAAATCCAATCGGCGGGACGAACAGCATCAGGAGCAATTTCGGGTTACACCAAATACTGTAACCGAACATAAGAAGATATACTCCAAACACGATACAGATGAGCATGAACACCAAACTGATTATTCCGACTCTGGTTCCATTCTTACAATCCTCATCTATGATCTCAGCCATTGCACTTCTTAACTGGGGATCTGTCTTATCCCAGAAAGCATCTCCCGCGTCAGAATAAAAACCTGATTTCTTATCCATACATAACCCATCTACTTAACACTTATTAAATCAGATAAGGTTAATATAATTTTAGTCTCGCGGAGGAAACTCGGGATTATTTCTTTGTAAATAAACAGAAAACACTCGGGGGTTAATCCGAGTGCCTGTAATCTGTGTGGTTTCTTTCGTGCCGCTCTTAGAACTCGAGCTTTCTGATCTCTTCCACGAGCTTTCTGCCGTAGACTTCGCATCCGTGGCAGTTGGGGTGAAGATTATCGAGGAAGTACTCGGACATGTGAGGAATGAGCTTCATGCCGTTTACGACCTTTACGTTCTTGTAGCTTCTTGCGATCTTTTCGATGTTGTCGCAGTA
Protein-coding regions in this window:
- a CDS encoding Methyltransferase domain-containing protein gives rise to the protein MTNTNEYYNINSQDFFNSTVSADVSYLYDRFLQYIPENGKILDVGCGSGRDAKAFKDRGYAVDAIDGSEELVRLATEYAGIPVRQKFYEELDAVEEYDGIWACASLLHVEYKMLPDILGKINRALKNDGILYMSFKLGDHDGERDGRYFTDMNDERFNALNTEELGLILVDKWQTRDARPDRDVEWYNVILRKV
- a CDS encoding NTP pyrophosphatase, house-cleaning of non-canonical NTPs; protein product: MKQETIDRIRKFTEDRDWDQFHSPSNLAKSLVIEAAELLECFQWDNDNYDIQHVKEELADVIVYTQNLLDKLNLDPDEIVNMKMDQNEAKYPVEKAKGKNDKYDRL
- a CDS encoding RecF/RecN/SMC N terminal domain-containing protein, translating into MTNEDLILWLNQQNVWVIDAVKTFYSKGEFSNDDINRFAEECLNEAYGTKKTIELGNINLLHKNDRECFAIESIENIEGVNALASGKKLSFEPDGITVIYGENGVGKSGYIRIIKQLADAKYKEELKQNVYKNSRKNNQSCDVCVRVDGIESELKCDLNIAGEHSVFRDIDIFDTQISNAYICNENEASYEPWIFAMFREIAHAATMVKNELERQIHELDSFELHVPPEYADTSFGKMIQSIVAETVIDNRLFAWCECDEETLSQKEKEANIDATNNRIGSLSNEIYQLKSIQSYFLKFEKYYSEENIKNIQAAKAEWQKCAQEQLAAQIVFRDEASELEKDSISNSAWKALWRDAYQYYETLLKSKGIVRYTEEKGVCPLCGQELINPNVVQRMKRLDEYLNGKVSQRVNKSKTEYFDLLKQFPDVWSYEQLSVMLDACDVGVEKDNILCLSEQLIIHSNRISKDEVDSIDLSGINISLVIDEIGNLIQTKLEAKKRAEEHLQDDAIKCLVNEINELKAKKYASGLLERIQKRVDYLNNVEVYGRAIKYTATNKLTSKIRMLGDELITDDYIRRFNEELLHLTNGNIKAKLIQGKAVKGRVQYKIVLEGLVDTKSNPSDILSEGERRVVSLAAFFAEASGRTVSCPLIFDDPISSLDQKYETLVIKRLVEAAENRQVIVFTHRLSMVVGIEDECPPTIKIRGVDLLSNPSIKGVPSESANISGKITKKLNNLKNETLSRARKMDEFSDEYKSTVHYICQQIRIFVEKSIEDTLLNGIVIRYRKSIQTLNKMSWLSQINPNDCSFVEHMMTKYSYYDHAMADETPLQEFTLDEIERDIDSIVTWLDEIKKRQGSK
- a CDS encoding NAD(P)-dependent dehydrogenase, short-chain alcohol dehydrogenase family, with translation MAFAEEGANIIAFDLGERIEYPAYNRSSNEDLEKLKAEVESIGGKILIYAGDVRNASDVKEAVDRGVREFGGIDILFSNAGIAAYGYSWELTEEQWDALIDVNLKGGFLVSKYVIPHLIEKKSGVTIYNSSVAGLRGFGRMSHYAASKHGLVGLTKSQAIELAPYGIRVVSIHPTGVNTPMNDGLAELEGTTPTEIAERSAGNLLKTPWIETDDVVEAVKFVASDKARFITGSQFVLDAGLLTR